In a genomic window of Lycium ferocissimum isolate CSIRO_LF1 chromosome 9, AGI_CSIRO_Lferr_CH_V1, whole genome shotgun sequence:
- the LOC132029585 gene encoding ankyrin repeat-containing protein BDA1-like codes for MDTEKRLYEAAVEGDVRALQELLQQDALILDRLTLTCFNETPLHIAVMRGHIEFVRLILAQNPQLAAELDSRKSSALHIASAKGRRQIVKMLLLVNPEMCLACDRDGRNPLHFAAIKGRVDVIKELIHIRPRAALGTTINGENVLYLCVKHNQLEVLKALMEIGWDHEFLNAKDGDGHTILHLAVADKQIETAKYLLKTNQIDVNAMDANGNTALDILAQSWRDMTDLSIGECLREAGGLRSKDISVAIIQNSTKISNGSGANNHSPVSSTPAYLGENQAQKPPSKGDWLSKKRETIMVVASLIATMAFQAGMNPPGGVWQENGKLNDQGMPSHKAGEAVMAYNHARSYRYFLRANTIAFVSSLSTILLLISGLPFRRRLFMWGLMVIMWLTVTSVALTYGISIYILTPKKDSEPLGQVIEIGITVWCGLMALLLLGNTIRLLRIWQKKKHKIRSSAARKFANSINFVNV; via the exons ATGGATACTGAGAAGAGACTCTATGAAGCTGCAGTTGAAGGAGATGTGAGAGCTTTACAAGAATTACTTCAACAAGATGCTTTGATTCTTGATAGACTGACCTTAACTTGCTTCAATGAAACTCCTTTGCACATAGCAGTGATGCGCGGGCATATTGAGTTTGTGAGGTTAATTCTTGCTCAAAATCCTCAGCTTGCTGCTGAATTAGATTCGCGAAAGTCATCTGCTCTTCACATAGCTTCAGCCAAAGGGCGCCGGCAAATTGTCaagatgttgttgttggtgaatCCTGAAATGTGCCTGGCTTGTGATCGCGATGGTAGAAATCCTCTACATTTTGCAGCAATCAAAGGTCGAGTTGATGTCATCAAAGAACTGATACATATCAGGCCTCGTGCAGCTTTAGGAACAACGATCAATGGAGAAAACGTCTTGTATTTATGTGTCAAGCATAATCAGCTGGAGGTTCTCAAGGCGCTAATGGAGATTGGATGGGACCATGAGTTCTTGAATGCAAAGGATGGTGATGGCCACACCATTTTGCACTTGGCTGTTGCTGATAAGCAAATTGAG ACTGCCAAGTACTTGCTAAAGACCAATCAAATAGATGTGAATGCAATGGATGCAAATGGGAATACAGCATTAGATATTTTAGCACAGAGTTGGAGGGACATGACTGATCTATCCATTGGAGAGTGTCTTAGAGAAGCTGGAGGCTTAAGATCAAAGGATATTTCAGTAGCCATCATTCAAAATAGTACCAAAATTTCCAATGGCTCTGGTGCAAATAACCATTCTCCAGTATCTTCAACACCAGCATATCTAGGAGAAAATCAGGCCCAAAAGCCCCCATCAAAAGGCGATTGGCTTTCCAAGAAACGCGAAACAATAATGGTGGTGGCCTCACTTATTGCAACCATGGCATTCCAAGCTGGAATGAACCCTCCGGGCGGTGTTTGGcaagaaaatggaaaattgaACGATCAGGGAATGCCCTCACATAAAGCAGGGGAAGCAGTAATGGCTTATAATCATGCCAGATCGTATCGATATTTCCTCCGTGCCAATACTATTGCCTTTGTCTCTTCTCTCAGCACAATCTTGCTGTTGATAAGTGGATTGCCCTTCAGGCGCAGGCTTTTCATGTGGGGTTTGATGGTTATCATGTGGTTGACAGTAACCTCAGTAGCACTCACTTATGGCATATCAATTTACATCCTCACACCTAAGAAGGACAGTGAACCACTTGGTCAGGTCATTGAAATTGGAATTACAGTATGGTGTGGCTTAATGGCACTACTTCTACTCGGAAACACAATACGTTTGTTGCGTATATGGCAGAAAAAGAAGCATAAGATAAGATCATCAGCAGCGCGAAAATTTgcaaattcaattaattttgtCAATGTTTGA